The Panicum hallii strain FIL2 chromosome 5, PHallii_v3.1, whole genome shotgun sequence genome contains the following window.
ATTAAAGCGGCCATTGTTGTAAAACCCATTAAGCAGACTGTTGAAAGATATCTCATCGGGGGTAAGGCCGCACTTCTCCATGAGCGGGATGACATCGAGGGCGGCCGAGAGGCCGGGTTCCTGCACAGCATCGCCGATGATGAGCATGCTGTAAGATTATACGCTTCCGATAAAGGCAGGATGTAAAGACGGGATCACCTCACCGGGAACGCCGCAACGAGCTTGTCGAAGTCGCCTGAGTCTATGtaggcggcgaggagggcgtTGAAGGCCGTGACGGACTTGTGCTTTGGGGGAAGGTCAAGGAAGGTCGCAGCGGCGTGGGACGGCATGGAGGCGCGGCCGTAGAGGCGGACGAGCCGCGCGGCGAAGCCCGATCTGGAGGCCTCAATGAAGGGCTTCTGCGAGTCGAGAAGGGCCGCGACGGCGTCGCGGCGACCGTAGGAGGCGAGGCGGGACACCGCCACCTCGTACACGCGGCGGTTGTCGCGGAAGCGTGGGGACGCGGTCGACGCGGTGATGAACTGGGACACCAGCTTGTCTGGGTGGCGCTCCTCGGAGATCATCCGCAGGATTTTGCCGATGCGCATCCGGCGGTTGCGGCCGGCGTGGGGTTTCGCATCCGCCTCGCCATCTGCCGCATTCTGGCCCGGTGCAGGCGTGGGCGCGGGCTCGGGAGCAGACTTGGGTACTTGAGCCCGTGGAGTGGTTGAGGAGAAGGCGCTGAAGAGGAGGCGAGGGCGGGAGTAGGCGGCGTGGGAGGCCATGGCTATGGGGGCGAAACGTGCGGTGGGTggggttggcggcggcggcgagacgaGCCGGAAAGAGGAAGCGGGTGTTCTGCGATGCGCCAATGCCGTCGCGTCACGACCTGGGGGTTCCTTTTCCTTTCtattttattttctttccttttctattTCCTCCCTTTCTCGTTCTCCTTTctaatatatatttactcattGATACATTCCTTTCTATTCCAAGTAAACTAGAACTTTTCTTTAATATTTTCATTTTTCCTTCCATGTTTTCCAGAAAACCTACACTTTTTCCTATTTTATATCTTTTTTCTTTAATATTTCATTTCCTTTGCTCTTTCTTATGTTCTCTTTTCCATTGCTCTTTTTTCTATTTTCCCTTTATTGCTTATTAATTTTCttcctattttctttttctttttttctaatGCTCCAGTAAATATTTCTTCACTAGTATACAATAtgttttctttctcttcttgttTGTTCTTATCTAATTCTCTATTTTCTTTCTTTGTTTTTCTTGTTCTAATAATTGATGTATTTTTCTAATATGATTTTTTCATTATTTTTATCTAATATTTTACTtttattctttaatttcttatTCCACTCCTTTTTACACAGTTTGTATCATTTGTATTCATTTTATGATTgtatattattatatatatatatatatatgtgattGAATTATTTGATACAAACCACCTATTCACCATACGGAATGATAGACTATAGTATAAAACTATTTCTTCATATTTATGAGCTAATTATACTCAATTTATACTAACTATTTGTATTGTAGATTCATAAATTGGTATGTGAAATGATTTACTTTTTATATGCTAATTTTTTTAGCTCTGTatatattataaaaataattttttACGATATATTTGTCTTTATGAAAAACTATTTATCTGAGTACAACTAATTTGTTCGCAGCGCAAAATATTTATTCGCTTTGTAGATTAAATTGTTCCGCAATGTTGACTCATTTGTTTGTAATATTCGTTTTTCATTATTTATCCTATACAATCAAATGTTCGCGATGTATAATATTTTATTCGTACATTATTATTTGTTCGTTATTATTTTTAGAAAATAACTATTTGTTCGTATTGTTAAAGTATTTGTTCCCAGGAACTGGAATTTATTATTGTgtattaaaaaaatattttttgcaAAATATCGTGCAATACATAGGCAAGTATGGTTTTGTTTTTAAAATTTTATCATAAGAAAGATAATGGTGCAATCGGAATTTTATTTAGATGCATGGTTTAAGATTTATAGATTTTTTAGTATAAACTCCTCTTGTACGTGGCTGTTGTCATCAATTTATCTACacctgcatgcatgcatgggaaAAATTAATCGCGTTTGATGGTTGGCCAAACCATCACCTCAAGTGATGCCTAGTTGCACCCGGAGGCCTCAATGAAGGGCTTCTGCGAGTCGAGAAGGGCCGCGACGGCGTCGCGGCGACCGTAGGAGGCGAGGCGGGACACCGCCACCTCGTACACGCGGCGGTTGTCGCGGAAGTTTCGGGACGTGGTCGACGCGGTGATGAACTGGGACACCAGCTTGTCCGGATCGCGCTCCTCGGAGATCACCCGTAGGATTTTGCCAATGCTCTTCCCGCGGTTGCGGCCGGCGTGGGGTTTCGCATCCACCTCGCCATCTGCCGCAGTCTGGCCCGGTGCGGGCGCGAGCGCGGGCTCGGGAGCAGGCTTGAGTGCTTGAGCCCGTGGAGTGGTTGAGGAGAAGACGCTGAAGAGGCGGCGAGCGCGGGAGTAGGCCGCGGGGGAGACCATGGCTATGGGGGCGAAACGTACGGCTGGTgaggttggcggcggcggcgagacgaGCCGGAAAGAGGAAGCGGGGGGTTCGGCGATGCGCCGATGCTGCCGCCCGCGTCGTGGGTACAACCCATGAGGCCCACGAAACCAACCGAAACGTTTTGTTTCTTTCGATAACCAGCCCATGAGTTGCCATCAGAAGCCCCAATTCTGACGGCCCGCAAGCCCACTTGCccgacgccgccgcctgccATCGCATTAGAGGTAAGCCGCGTGACTGCGATATGATCCATCGCAGGCGCTAATTAATTTCTGGGCCGTAATTTGACGAGGCCCAATTCGTTTCTCGAGCACGTGAAGATCATCTCACCTCGACCGTCCGAATTGCACGCTGCATCCGATCCGCCCAAAGGCCGCTGATGACAAGCCGTGCATGCACAGTTGAGCACTGCCTAGCTAGCTACCTCGCTAGCTCCTCCAAAGCTGTGAAGAACTGAAGACAAGATTTTGAAGACCTGACAGTTTGTTCCCGCGCTGCGCGATCCACGCGCATTGTTAGCTGCTGATTGCTGAACTGGACAAACGAACTCAGAACAAACAAAATCAAAAAATAAATCCATGGTAGGTTCtgcaaaaataaaaataaaaagacTGGTACACAAGAAAGAACCATTCATTCACGGGTTAAAAGGGTTATCCCACAAAAGTACAAAATAGAAGGATGAATCAGATGCTAATTTTTAATACTTGGAAACAAAATAAATTttgataaaaaataaaaattgttGCCTCTAAAcaaaaaaaatgaatgaaattGTTTAATAGAAATGAAACAACGTGGAACATAAAAAATGTTTACTTGGAAAAAACTGAGTTTGTTTCCCAAAATATGGTTTAGAACATAAAATTTGTTTGGTAAAAATAATTGTTTAATAGAAACAAATCAACTATGTTGTTGTGGAACAAAAAGTTATTAACTTAGAACATAATAAATTTCGATAAAAATAAATTTTTTGCCTCTAAATAAATAAATTTGTTTAATAGAAAAGAAACAACATTGTCGCCCTAGAACATAAAAATGGGAGAAGGGAAAGAAATAGGCCGCACGCGAAGCTTTGGGCCGAAACTGTGGGCCGCGATAAATAAAAGCAATCGAGCAAGCCgcacgcaaaaaaaaaaaaaaaaacttccgCGACGAATCGGCAGGGCGAAGATTAgcgcctccaccaccgccaacTGCACGATGCGGCACAGCCGGGCCGGAAGCCCGGAACAAGATAGATAGAAATCACGATGCGGCACAGCTTTCCAGGCCGACGATCTATAGCACAACCTAGCCCAGCACAACTTCTAACCACCCGATGCCGCGAGCAATGGACGGGCACGTCCGGCGGCTGCTGAACCGCGTGTCGATCGCCCTGGCGGCCGTCGCCACTGCCGCGCTGCTGCAACTGTTCCGCCACTCGTTCTCCTCCTGCCTCGCCGGAGGCGGTGGCCCGTCCACATACGCGTCCCTGTCTCTGGCGCCTTTCCCGCGCACCTCCTGCGACGCCGCATCCCGCCGCGTCGTGGACTCCGACCTCCGCCTCGCCAGGTTCCGGGCGTCCCCGCGCTGGAGCCGCCGCGGCGCGGCCCTCTCCGCGGCTGCTTTCGCCCCGCTCCGCCGGCTGCGCTTCCTCGGCGATTCCTCACGCGTCCTCTGCGTCGCCGCAGGCGCGGGGCAGGCCGTGGACGCGATCCACGCGGCCGGCGTAGGGGACGTCACGGGCGTCGATCTCGTCGACTTCCCGCCCCTCGTGCGCCGGGCAGACGCGCACAACCTCCCATTCTTCGACGGCGCCTTCGACGTTGTGCTCTCCGACGATCCGGGCGCGGTCACCGGCGCGCTCTTTCCGTCCCGGTTCGCTGCGGAGGTCGAGCGCACCGTCCGACGCGGTGGCGCGATCGTGATCGCCCTCGACCGCCGCTTCGGTTTCTCCACCGTCGCTCGCCTCTTCAGGAAGTCCCGCGTCGTGGAGGTGAGGAATGCGACGCTGGATGGCTCCCTTGTGAACGTCATCATTTTGAGAAGGAACAGAACCAAAACTAACACTCATTGATTCCACTGTCCATATTATTGTTCTATTTTCTTAATTTTAATTTCAATCTTAGCGTTCGTGATTAAAGTTCAGCATTGTAGTTTCTTTCAGGTTTGTGAGCAGGTTCTTGCCAGAGTTAGTCTTATGTTGTATGGTTGGGAGTATTCAGACATGGTACGAATTTGTACAGTACAAACACAAAAGACGTAAAACAATAACAAAAATCTCCAACTCCTAGTGAGCACTGCAGTCTTTAAAATTAACCATTGAACGCTAAAAGCAGAGAGGCCATGACCAAGTCAGAAGTCAGAATCCCACTCTTCTCTTGATTTCCTTTTTGTTAAATATTTTTATTACGCTACATGGGGTACAACAGTCGTCTAGTTTATGTGCCATGCTTTTACTATGGTTTTATCCTTTGAGAAATCTTGACAgggtctttcaaaaaaaaagaaatcttGGCAGAGCTTGGTAGCTAGTTTCATGAATGAAAGGATGGGTTAAAACTTGAAAAATTGTGACCCCGTAACTCGTATATTTCCTGTTAACCTTTGGTAACTTGGAATCTTGGATCGGTCTGATCAACTCAACTGCAAAAACTTTGTTTTACTTTACATTTGGGTGACTGTCCTGCATTGGATGCTTGTTTTCCGGTCATTGTATACTTCATGAAAGGCTTACAGAAAATATCTCAATTTTAGTGCTAGCCATGAACTTCAAGAACCAATAAGAGCATACAGGTCATGCAGCCTCTAGTGACTCGCGTTATACTCCTATATAAGGTTCGTTCATAAAATTGTCTGCTTAGGTTGTTAACAGTGCCCAAGTTGTAGAAAAGGCGGTGGTGTACTAAATTGCATAAAAATTCCTAACCAAAATATGAATGGATAGATCATGGAATCATCTATCGTGTATGTATAATTTGAGCTTGAAAAAAAACATAGACATGCAGAAAAAAGTGAGTACATGCAAAGCTaatttctcttttttttgtttCACCTTTTTTTTCGAAACGAGGCTCATCCCCAATTCCACTCCAAGACAAACGGAATTACAGAGTTAGGTAATAACAGAAACAGACCCAGACGGGAGAGAACTGAGAAGGGAGGGGACTGAGCCTAGAACCTCTAACCTGACTTTCAAGCTAGAAGAAGACTGGGACAGGCCCAAACCGAGGACTCCCAGGTAGGAGCCAGCCCGCAGTAAAGGTCACAATACATGAGAAGTTCCCGAACGCAAAAGGGAGAGATACAGCAACACCCCACAAACACAGTTCAGACAGACCCTGCAACACACCCAACACTCGTcactctttttttttgtttcaccTTGTGTAAAGTTTATTTTTTGCATGCATATATGTTCTTGCATGTTCTATCCACTTTAATTTTGTTTGAATTTGCAAAGAACTTTGAGGATCGGTTTCACGGTAAGGTTGTGTTGTCTCTCTAGGTTATGGTCTTTTCTCTTGCTAGCCCATGTTGAAAGTGACAGCCAAACGTCCAACATTGGGCCTAAAGGCCTAGAAGGCTAgagaacacacacacacacacgagtCCCAGGTGGGCTCTGAGAAAAACAAGATGCTCGGCACAAGAAAAACACATTGGCGGTGCAGCAAAAAAGGGTTCCGTCCTTTCTTCTTGGGAGAAAGAGCTAGACATTTCTCGCAACAACCAGCGAGTCCACTGTTTGCCCTCGTGCACATGCGCCTCACGAAACAGCAGCGGCCGATCCCGACAGTTGGATCGGGAGCGTGCGGATGGTTGAGGCCAGACACCGCGCCGGCATCGCATCTGCGTGCGTGCGGTAGGATAGCGACCAGATGGAGGCCGGCCCCGCCGGTAGATGGGAATGTCCCCGGCCTCGTCGCCGTCTCCCGGGCGGGCAGATGCAGCGCACCAGCGATGCCGGGGGCTCGGAAAAGCCTTGAGCCACGTCGCCCCGTCGCGGTCCGCGCACAGCGGCAGGCAATGGCATGCCCCCGCCTGGCGACTCTACGGGCTCCGCCggactcatcttcgtcagcCATCGCTAGCTGTGCGCGGAGTAATGGGGCAACCAGATTTCCCCGCCCATTTATCAGTCCAACTAGATCGCCCCATCGcgagcgaggaggaagaaagggaagCCTTTTTGGCGCGTACTTGCTGGGTCTGGGAATCAAACGggcccctcctcccctccccggcCGGATCGGCCGGGGTGGCTGGCCGGAGTGGCAACAGACGTTACCAGACAAGGGATTCAATGGCGCTCTGACTTCCTGCCCCCCTGTTCACCGATCCGGCGTCGTAACATGCCTTTGGTAGCCCGGGCCGGCCATCAATGGCGCGCAGGAGGCAGCATGGGGGCAGGCCATCAATGGCCGCGGCCGGGAGGAGCCAGCCGggaacgcgcgcacgcggcGCGTTTCCTCCGGCCAGCGACGACGGCGCGCGTGGGGGGTGTGGCCACGGGGTCATGGGCCGGCAGCGGAGCGAGCCACGTCGAGGGGTGGGGGGCTGCCGGGCAGCGACAAGACGGGCACCAGCCACCACCAGGCTGGCCCCCGTCACCGGCTCGTCGCCACCGTCCCCTGCATTAACCCGGTGGCATGGGGCGGGCGCGGCCGGCCTACATGTCCCCCCGGCTGCACGTGTGCCCGGCTTCTTTTAACACCCACCCAACCCCAACTACTGACGCTTATAAGCTTATTCTATAGCAGGATCTTTTATCAAGACCCCAGCTTGTTAAGATTTTTTTTTGTTGCAGCGGAGCAATGTACAGTGGGGTGAGCCATGGCAGCTAACAGTGATCTGACTCAGCGCAAGACCGTATGGGTTTGATTGGTTGTTGACCAGACCAGCCGGGCTTGGGCTACGTGTTGTGCTGACGGGACCGGACCCGACGACGACCGGGTCAAACGGTCTGACGACGAGGGAGTCCGTCCGGATGATGAGCCAGCAATGATAGGCACGGCAGGCAGCTGCACGGCCAGTGCACAGGAGCAGCAGGCTCGGCACGGAGCGCGCTGGGTCCGCGCGGTACAGTACCCTCTCAACACGGGGGCGGGCGTTTGGCTTGGCCACGCTCGGCCCCCGGTCCCCCCCGCCCGGCACACGACAGGGCGCACCCCCCATGCCAGCCCCGTTCCAGCAGCAGCCGCGCACGCCCGGAGCCGGAGATTCCCGCAACCGCCAAGGCGCGCCACCGCGCCGGGGGTGCCCCGCGCTGTCCGCTCTGTACCGTGCCGGCCACATGGCCGCACCAGCTTTTCTGCTCTGTTCGCTTGCTACCGCCTCGTGCGGTTCCGGCTGGTGGTACGGTGCGCGCGCGGTCAGCTCGCCCGCCTGTTCCCGCTGCACGCGACGCCTCTGGCTTTGCCTGCCTTCTTGCCCCTGCCGCCCGCCCGTGCTTGCCGCTCTCCATCCTCCGATCGCCGGCTCGCCGGAGTGACCGTACGCCCTCTGGCCATCGAGATCTGTAGGATTTTGTTTGCCGCTGCGCGTGTGGAGCACGCTTGTGGCCTTTGCACTCTTCGCACGGCATGCATTTCGTGCGGGGCGAAGGCCTCGTCGTCCCCCCacgttcaaaaaaaaaaaagaaggccTAGTCGTCTCGCGGCCACGCCCCCGCGGAAGATTCCCAGCTGCTAGCCCACGTCCGCATCTGAAGCGGCGCGGTGCTCTCTCGAACAAGGGACAGCGGCGAGCTACGCTACTACGCTAGGGTGCTGGAGGACGAGGTCACGGTCGGACTCTTCGTCAGGATCTGTTCCCGTGCTCGATCGCTGTCATTTCTCGGAGGCCCGGTGCTACGTCGAGTATCGACTGCGCTTGGTTGCTGATACCTCTAGTCGTTTGAGCGGCCTGCCGATGGACGCAGATGGCCAGGCAAAGAAGATTCAAAGGGGGAGCAAGAGCAATCGCAGAACAACATCAATGGCGAATGGCGCACCCAACGACCAAGCTGATCTTTCATGAGGTTGAGAGCATATAATGGCTCCGTTTTTAATCACTTCTCTCGTTCCCACTCAACGCCGTTTTACTTATGGCGGAACAAGGTTTTATCTTAAAATAAACCTTTCTTCGTAAAGATTTTTTTTATGGGGAGTATACTCTATGCATAATTGTAGGCAACGCAGGCGTGCAAGATGAAGGAATGGATCATGTACACTTAAATATTTCCACCAAAAGTTTTTGCAGGGAAAAAGCGTTCCTACTATTATGCCGTGTCTCGTGTTCGGTCTGCCTGAGATGGGCAGTCCGCTGGAGCAAAATAAAAGTTGCTCTTGGGCTGCTTTGTTGGGTACTCTTTTCAGTGTCTTGTGGCGGGACAGGCGCTGCGAAAACAAAGAGCGGGTCTAGCCCTAGCTCTGGCGTCCTGAAGATAATAGCAGTTAACACAAGGAGCAATGCCCCATTGTATGTATCAGTCCGTCCATCTAAATTAAAAGAGAACGGGACTATTTGTTTAATTTGTATGCAAGTATATGCAGTACTAGTATTTAACAATTGGATTTATCTGCCATGCATCGAAATATAGCATTATATTACTTGTACCTTTTTTCTACACTTGCAATAAAGCAGCTAAAAGACATATGTGGGCGAGCATGGTGAATGAAACATACGGAAATACTTATCATTTTGACTTATTACTAACTTTAGAGTTGATCTTAAGCTTAACTATTATTTTATGCTTAGGGAAGGAGTTATTGCACCATCCTTCATTCTAGCCACTTACTAGGTACTTACGAGCTGCAGATGGTGTCCTACTGATCGACAGTACTACTTAAGAATTAACAACTCTTCCACTTTTCAGTTCCTTTTATCTTTCAGGCACCTGAAGCCATATCTATATGTAGCTTAAACCTGGAGTATCAATTATGAGAGCTGTCAGATGCTTATTGCATGATTAAAAAAGTAACTAAGAGCTAGTGTTTTTTTAGTCACTTGAAAACTATACACTCCCAGGAATTAGGCCTACTACAAGTCTGATTAGAAAATGTCCTGTCCTCCTGGTGGTGCGCTTAGAATATATGAATCCCCTTCTGTACATCAATGCCATTTCCATGACCATGTTCCCTGGGATCAAACAATGGTAGTGGCCGCTGCAACAGACTTGAATTCATTTGCATGAATTTATAAATCCATGCCTTCTCGAGATAAATGTATAAATCTTACAGGGAATTAAAATTACTGGAGATTAATCCTCATAGTTCAATTTGACACATAAAAGTCCATTCCGATCTCTATGTTACTACCAGAGTAATAATTTAGTATATGTAATTGACATGCACTGAGTGCATAGCAAAATACACGAGCTGAAGGAACACGAGACATATTACAAAGATGAAGAGAAAGGAACCAAAAATCAAATGATCTTAGATATCTAGGTCATCATCATTCCATATAGCTAATCCTCTCGCTGCCTCTGAAAATTCAGATCGTGCCACGATCTATCATCAGGATTCAGGCGGCGTCCCCGTTGGCGATCACCTCCCTGGCGTTGTTCCATTGCTTGTTCCCGGGACTCCACTTGGGGCACTTGGGGCTGAAGTACTTGCCCTGCACCCTCGCGTCGAGCAGCTCCACCACCGGGCCGGGGCGCACGCACCGCGGCGCCTTGTACTGGTTGATGGACGCGCCGCGGCTAATGGCGTAGTCCATGAGCTTGTCGAAGGTGCCCTCGGAGACGACGCGTATCTCGAGGGGGCCGATGGACCTGTCGCAGGCCCGGCACTGCCGGTACACGCTGTTCAGGGCCTCCTCCACCGACAGGCAGCAGTCCTCGAACACGGACGCCGGCACGGCCGTGCTGCCCGCGCGCAGCTCCCAGAACAGCACGTAGTGGCCCGGGATGGCTGCCGCGTCCGCGTAGCTGGTGTACTCCACCAGCGACGCGCCGAACGGCGCCAGGTGCTGCAccgcgccgctcaccgccgcgtGCAGCTCCGTCTCGTCGGTCTTGTCGGAATCGATGCTCAGCGCCACGTTCTGCCGCCGGACGAAGCTGAACATCGGCGCCTCGTTCTTGAACCCCGCCACCCGCAGCACATCGCCCACGCGATACCGACACAAACCTGTCACCATCACAGAAAAATAATGTTACTCTTATATTACTAAACGATTTACAGTTAGATAGCTGGATCATCCAAGCTATGTCCCGAGAAATACCGGAGTATGTGGTGACCACGAGCTCGTACTCGTGTCCAAGCTTCACATCGACGAGGTCGACCAGGTCGCGGTGACTCGGCTCGGCCTTGGCGTTGCTGCAGCGGAGAGGAAGGAACTCGAAGTAGCACATGGTGGGGATGAGCGTGTAGGCGACGTCGCTCGGCTTGCACATGGGCTTCAGGTTGAGGCCGAAGTAGCACTCGGAGGAGGCGTACATGGTGCACGCGAGCGGCAGGCCGCCGCCGTAGAACTCCAGCGTCGGGATGTACTGCGACATGGCACCGGTCACGATCACGTCGATGTACTTGGTGCGGGGCCACAGGCGCCGGATGATGCCCTCCCACGACGCCTTCCCGCACTCGGCCTCGATCTGGTCGGCGAGCGCCGGGTCGGCGCGCAGCACCCTCCCGACGGCGTCGCGCACGGCGCGGTCAGTGATCTCCGGGTCGAGGACGCCCGCGCGGATGTCGCGGCACAGGCGCGGCCAGTGCTTCTCGAGGAAGCGGATGGCGCGGAGGAAGCCCGAGGCGAACACGGCACCCACCCGCAGCACGTCGGCGCGGTGGACGAGGCCGCATAGCAGCTGCGCGTACATGCTCTGGTACGAGTCCACGCACAGGATCGCCTCGTTGGGGCTCGTGTAGTCGGTGTAGGGGTCATGCGGCCGCTCCAGGAACTGCCGGCTCCGGTAGTAGCTCGTCAGAACCGGCCGCGCCGCGAGCCCGCCCGGCGTGCGCGACTCCGCCTTTACGAACAGCAGGTACATGGACTTGCCCTTGTCGAGCCCGGGCACCGACTGGCCCATCACCGGCATCTGCAGACTATACAACAGCGACCTCCTGTCCAGCTCGTCGGCGATGGTCGGCATCAGCTTCCTCTCCCCTCCGGACGTGCCAGAGCTGGTGCACACCATGAATTGCCAGAACGTCAGACCCCGTTTCCATGTCCGCCAAATTTTGAGAGCGCAGCAGCTTCGATCGTGTGATGCGTACCTTGTGAGGAACTCGGAGATGGGTTTGCCGGAGAGGATCGGCGAGGTATCGCCGTTGGCAATGCGGAGTATGTCCGGCTGGAGGCCCTCGTAGGTGACGAGCGGGACGAGACGGCGGAAGGCTTCGACGGCGTCGTCCGCGGTCCCGGAGACGCCGTGCCGGCGCAGGTACTCGGCCGGCGCGTTCTGCGCCAGTATCTCGGCGAGGACGCGCCGCTGCACCTGCCCGGCGTTCACCGTGACATGCTCGATGAACTCGAGCGCCTCGCGGTGCGCCCCGGGGGCGAAGCCGC
Protein-coding sequences here:
- the LOC112895425 gene encoding uncharacterized protein LOC112895425 isoform X1, producing MDGHVRRLLNRVSIALAAVATAALLQLFRHSFSSCLAGGGGPSTYASLSLAPFPRTSCDAASRRVVDSDLRLARFRASPRWSRRGAALSAAAFAPLRRLRFLGDSSRVLCVAAGAGQAVDAIHAAGVGDVTGVDLVDFPPLVRRADAHNLPFFDGAFDVVLSDDPGAVTGALFPSRFAAEVERTVRRGGAIVIALDRRFGFSTVARLFRKSRVVEVRNATLDGSLVNVIILRRNRTKTNTH
- the LOC112895425 gene encoding uncharacterized protein LOC112895425 isoform X2; translation: MDGHVRRLLNRVSIALAAVATAALLQLFRHSFSSCLAGGGGPSTYASLSLAPFPRTSCDAASRRVVDSDLRLARFRASPRWSRRGAALSAAAFAPLRRLRFLGDSSRVLCVAAGAGQAVDAIHAAGVGDVTGVDLVDFPPLVRRADAHNLPFFDGAFDVVLSDDPGAVTGALFPSRFAAEVERTVRRGGAIVIALDRRFGFSTVARLFRKSRVVEFLSGL
- the LOC112894123 gene encoding pentatricopeptide repeat-containing protein At3g13160, mitochondrial-like; protein product: MASHAAYSRPRLLFSAFSSTTPRAQVPKSAPEPAPTPAPGQNAADGEADAKPHAGRNRRMRIGKILRMISEERHPDKLVSQFITASTASPRFRDNRRVYEVAVSRLASYGRRDAVAALLDSQKPFIEASRSGFAARLVRLYGRASMPSHAAATFLDLPPKHKSVTAFNALLAAYIDSGDFDKLVAAFPEPGLSAALDVIPLMEKCGLTPDEISFNSLLNGFYNNGRFNDAEKVWQMMKERNVEPNTNSYNAKLRGLVVEGRIEDAVAVIEMMQKDGPKPDSVSYNELIRGYCKEGRLDEAKKVYDDLVKNVCAPNKGTFETLVPCFVEAGELDLALSCCHEIFSRKCRVKCSLLQGVVTALVAASRIEEATRIVKLGWKNNYPPRGLKMPALTEKNYDVEAETDCDDSTPYEEGSKEEKQSDNSPVRFSWQILNARLWKILKSGDSWNQESKIH
- the LOC112894773 gene encoding probable indole-3-acetic acid-amido synthetase GH3.1, producing the protein MPEAPTTKTTPPACGFAPGAHREALEFIEHVTVNAGQVQRRVLAEILAQNAPAEYLRRHGVSGTADDAVEAFRRLVPLVTYEGLQPDILRIANGDTSPILSGKPISEFLTSSGTSGGERKLMPTIADELDRRSLLYSLQMPVMGQSVPGLDKGKSMYLLFVKAESRTPGGLAARPVLTSYYRSRQFLERPHDPYTDYTSPNEAILCVDSYQSMYAQLLCGLVHRADVLRVGAVFASGFLRAIRFLEKHWPRLCRDIRAGVLDPEITDRAVRDAVGRVLRADPALADQIEAECGKASWEGIIRRLWPRTKYIDVIVTGAMSQYIPTLEFYGGGLPLACTMYASSECYFGLNLKPMCKPSDVAYTLIPTMCYFEFLPLRCSNAKAEPSHRDLVDLVDVKLGHEYELVVTTYSGLCRYRVGDVLRVAGFKNEAPMFSFVRRQNVALSIDSDKTDETELHAAVSGAVQHLAPFGASLVEYTSYADAAAIPGHYVLFWELRAGSTAVPASVFEDCCLSVEEALNSVYRQCRACDRSIGPLEIRVVSEGTFDKLMDYAISRGASINQYKAPRCVRPGPVVELLDARVQGKYFSPKCPKWSPGNKQWNNAREVIANGDAA